One Ahaetulla prasina isolate Xishuangbanna chromosome 10, ASM2864084v1, whole genome shotgun sequence genomic region harbors:
- the LOC131204604 gene encoding synaptosomal-associated protein 25-like isoform X2: MAAHRVAGPESEDLEQRIHQINNESLESTRRMLQLVDESKDAGIRTLVMLDDQGEQLDRIEDGLDQIIQDMKEAEKNLSDMAKCCGLFVCPCAKLKNMKAMEANKAASGNAQDVVSQQPMMMTAGTQMMMSGPFIQRIMKDDVEEELEQNLTQVDSMLSNLRSMAVDMSNEIDVQSKQVENIKEKAVANVISINEANNQTTKMLKKA, encoded by the exons ATGGCAGCCCACAGGGTGGCAGGACCCGAGTCGGAAGACCTGGAGCAACGGATCCATCAGATCAACAATGAG tctttGGAAAGTACCAGGCGAATGCTGCAGCTGGTGGATGAG AGCAAAGATGCCGGGATTCGAACTCTGGTTATGCTGGACGACCAAGGGG AGCAGCTGGACCGCATTGAGGACGGCTTAGACCAGATTATCCAAGACATGAAGGAAGCGGAGAAGAACCTCAGCGACATGGCCAAATGTTGCGGCCTTTTCGTCTGCCCCTGCGCCAA GTTAAAGAACATGAAGGCCATGGAGGCTAACAAGGCGGCCTCTGGCAACGCCCAAGATGTGGTGTCACAGCAGCCCATGATGATGACTGCCGGGACGCAGATGATGATGAGCGGGCCCTTCATCCAGAG GATAATGAAGGACGACGTGGAGGAGGAGTTGGAGCAGAATTTGACCCAGGTGGACAGTATGCTGAGTAATCTGCGTAGCATGGCGGTGGACATGAGCAACGAAATTGATGTCCAGAGCAAGCAGGTGGAGAATATCAAGGAGAAG GCCGTTGCCAATGTGATCAGCATCAACGAGGCCAACAACCAGACCACCAAGATGCTCAAGAAAGCCTGA
- the LOC131204610 gene encoding cytochrome c oxidase subunit 7A2, mitochondrial-like — MRSLLVTRLQSLRCFTTSGRQMENKVPEYQKIFQADNDLPVHLKRGMSDMVMYRATMIIGTVGISYALYGIYELGKIKKH, encoded by the exons ATGAGATCCTTGCTG GTGACTCGCTTACAGTCCCTTCGATGCTTCACCACTTCCGGCCGGCAAATGGAAAACAAAGTCCCTGAATATCAGAAGATCTTCCAG GCAGACAACGATTTGCCGGTGCACCTGAAAAGGGGGATGTCCGACATGGTGATGTATCGTGCCACCATGATCATCGGAACCGTGG GCATTAGCTATGCGCTCTATGGCATATATGAGCTTGGAAAAATCAAGAAGCATTGA
- the CAPNS1 gene encoding calpain small subunit 1 — MFLVKNFLGGGGGGGGNINIGNVIGGFMGGGGGGGGGQGGGAMKFLGGVISAISEAAAQYNPEPPPPRGHFSNIEANESEEVRQFRRLFTQLAGDDMEVSATELMNILNKVVTRHPDLKTDGFGIDTCRSMVAVMDSDTTGKLGFEEFKYLWNNIKKWQCIYKQYDADRSGTIGSRELPGAFEAAGFHLNQQLYAMIVRRYSDESGNMDFDNFISCLVRLDAMFRAFKSLDRDGSGQIRVTLKEWLQLTMYS; from the exons ATGTTCCTTGTCAAAAACTTCCTcggaggcggcggcggaggcggtgGAAATATCAATATTGGAAATGTCATTGGAGGATTTatgggtgggggcggagggggtggGGGCGGCCAAGGAGGAGGAGCCATGAAATTTCTGGGCGGAGTCATCAGTGCCATCAG TGAAGCAGCAGCCCAGTATAACCCAGAGCCTCCG ccCCCTCGTGGCCATTTTTCCAACATCGAAGCCAATGAAAGTGAGGAAGTCCGGCAATTCCGAAGACTCTTCACCCAACTGGCTGGAGAT GACATGGAAGTGAGCGCAACGGAGCTGATGAACATCCTGAACAAAGTAGTGACTCGAC ATCCGGATTTGAAGACGGATGGGTTTGGGATTGACACCTGTCGTTCCATGGTGGCCGTGATGGAC AGTGACACGACGGGCAAGCTGGGCTTTGAGGAATTCAAGTATCTCTGGAACAACATCAAGAAGTGGCAG TGCATCTACAAGCAATATGACGCTGACCGATCCGGCACCATTGGCAGCAGAGAACTTCCAGGAGCTTTTGAGGCCGCAG GCTTTCATCTCAACCAACAGCTCTACGCCATGATTGTGCGCAGGTACTCGGACGAGAGCGGGAACATGGATTTCGACAACTTCATCAGCTGCCTTGTGCGCCTGGATGCCATGTTCC GTGCCTTCAAATCTTTGGACCGAGATGGCAGTGGGCAAATCCGTGTGACTCTGAAGGAG TGGCTGCAGCTCACCATGTACTCCTAA
- the LOC131204604 gene encoding synaptosomal-associated protein 25-like isoform X1, whose product MRQRKPKEFSDFSGNLLFTPLSGTGWQTGKGLGAHVVEKVNLPGKKKLPGRVKSRWCLGRWTAFRQSYERRPWPFPSEGTHPLCPLQGDPSMAAHRVAGPESEDLEQRIHQINNESLESTRRMLQLVDESKDAGIRTLVMLDDQGEQLDRIEDGLDQIIQDMKEAEKNLSDMAKCCGLFVCPCAKLKNMKAMEANKAASGNAQDVVSQQPMMMTAGTQMMMSGPFIQRIMKDDVEEELEQNLTQVDSMLSNLRSMAVDMSNEIDVQSKQVENIKEKAVANVISINEANNQTTKMLKKA is encoded by the exons ATGCGTCAGAGGAAGCCCAAGGAGTTCTCCGACTTCTCCGGCAACCTGTTGTTTACTCCTCTCAGCGGGACCGGTTGGCAAACTGGCAAAGGGCTCGGAGCTCATGTGGTTGAAAAAGTGAatttgccaggaaaaaaaaaattgccaggaAGAGTCAAAAGCAGGTGGTGCCTGGGAAGATGGACAGCTTTTCGCCAGTCTTATGAGCG GAGACCCTGGCCCTTCCCGTCTGAGGGTACCCACCCCCTCTGCCCTCTCCAGGGAGATCCCAGCATGGCAGCCCACAGGGTGGCAGGACCCGAGTCGGAAGACCTGGAGCAACGGATCCATCAGATCAACAATGAG tctttGGAAAGTACCAGGCGAATGCTGCAGCTGGTGGATGAG AGCAAAGATGCCGGGATTCGAACTCTGGTTATGCTGGACGACCAAGGGG AGCAGCTGGACCGCATTGAGGACGGCTTAGACCAGATTATCCAAGACATGAAGGAAGCGGAGAAGAACCTCAGCGACATGGCCAAATGTTGCGGCCTTTTCGTCTGCCCCTGCGCCAA GTTAAAGAACATGAAGGCCATGGAGGCTAACAAGGCGGCCTCTGGCAACGCCCAAGATGTGGTGTCACAGCAGCCCATGATGATGACTGCCGGGACGCAGATGATGATGAGCGGGCCCTTCATCCAGAG GATAATGAAGGACGACGTGGAGGAGGAGTTGGAGCAGAATTTGACCCAGGTGGACAGTATGCTGAGTAATCTGCGTAGCATGGCGGTGGACATGAGCAACGAAATTGATGTCCAGAGCAAGCAGGTGGAGAATATCAAGGAGAAG GCCGTTGCCAATGTGATCAGCATCAACGAGGCCAACAACCAGACCACCAAGATGCTCAAGAAAGCCTGA